A window of Longispora fulva contains these coding sequences:
- the mtnA gene encoding S-methyl-5-thioribose-1-phosphate isomerase: MDRTLDWNDGAIVAIDQCALPAEYRMIRLDTVDALIAALQRLAIRGAPAIGVAGGLGVALAAFAHPGDAAAVRADAARLAAARPTAVNLDWGVRRALARLPEGPDAVLAEALVMVDEDERVNRAAGKRTADLLAERYGDRPLRLLTHCNAGALATVAWGTALGAVRELAAAGRVESVLATETRPLRQGARLTVWELAAEGIPHMLCVDSAGPAAIGAGLIDAVIVGADRVAANGDVANKVGTYALACAAARSGVPFLVVAPESTIDAATPTGAQIVIEQRDAAEVTDWAGELATVPGTRVYNPAFDVTPAELVTAVVTELRLYP; this comes from the coding sequence ATGGACCGGACCCTTGACTGGAACGACGGCGCGATCGTGGCCATCGACCAGTGCGCCCTGCCCGCCGAGTACCGCATGATCCGCCTCGACACCGTCGACGCCCTGATCGCGGCCCTGCAACGCCTCGCGATCCGGGGCGCGCCGGCGATCGGCGTGGCCGGCGGCCTCGGTGTCGCCCTGGCGGCGTTTGCGCACCCCGGCGACGCGGCGGCCGTGCGCGCCGACGCCGCCCGGCTCGCCGCGGCCCGGCCCACGGCAGTGAACCTGGACTGGGGCGTCCGCCGGGCCCTGGCCAGGCTCCCCGAGGGCCCCGACGCGGTGCTCGCCGAGGCCCTCGTCATGGTCGACGAGGACGAGCGGGTCAACCGGGCGGCCGGCAAGCGGACCGCCGACCTGCTCGCGGAGCGGTACGGCGACCGGCCCCTGCGCCTACTCACGCACTGCAACGCCGGCGCGCTGGCCACGGTCGCCTGGGGCACGGCCCTGGGCGCGGTCCGCGAACTCGCCGCGGCCGGCCGGGTCGAGTCGGTGCTGGCCACCGAGACCCGCCCCCTGCGGCAGGGCGCCCGGTTGACCGTGTGGGAGCTGGCGGCCGAGGGCATCCCGCACATGCTGTGCGTGGACTCCGCCGGCCCGGCTGCGATCGGGGCCGGGCTGATCGACGCCGTGATCGTGGGCGCCGACCGGGTCGCGGCCAACGGCGACGTCGCCAACAAGGTCGGCACCTACGCCCTGGCCTGCGCCGCCGCCCGCAGCGGGGTGCCGTTCCTGGTCGTGGCGCCGGAGTCGACGATCGACGCGGCCACCCCGACCGGCGCGCAGATCGTGATCGAGCAGCGCGACGCCGCCGAGGTGACCGACTGGGCGGGGGAGCTGGCCACGGTGCCGGGGACCCGGGTGTACAACCCGGCGTTCGACGTGACCCCGGCGGAGCTGGTCACGGCCGTGGTGACGGAGCTGCGCCTGTACCCCTGA